From the Streptococcus hyointestinalis genome, the window CTAAAAACCGCTGGTTGTTTGCTTTATCAGCCCTATTTTTAGTAGAGATGATTGGCTATATTCTTACTTCTAGTGACCTCTCGCTCCTTGTTTTATGCAGTTTGACGCTCTCTATAGGCTATCTTCCCACAGTTCTGTCTTACAATCCTTTTATCGGTATTCGTATATTCTCAACACGCTACAGCGGGGAAAATTGGCAAGCTACTCATGCCCTTCTTGCCTTTCTCAGTCTTCCTGTGAGCTGTCTCATCATTCCCCTTTCTTATGTAATGACAAGCAATAATCTAATAGTATTGACCTATAGTCTGTGGATTGTGATACCTCTTATCTACTCTATAAAACGTCATCGGACAAGCTAAAAAAGCGGAGAAAACTCCGCCCTTTTTGATATTCTTTATGAAATAAGGCTAATCCTTAACTCCGAGAGCTTTTTTGACCTGACCAACGGTTGCGGCTTCGTCTGGATTGTCAAAGTGCATGACCTTAGTCCCGCCACCTGGGACATAAACGGTGACAGGGCTCATAGGATAACCTTCCTCTGTGGTAAAGAACCCACCACCCTTATCAGCAATAATGATGGTGTTGTCATTGACCTGTCGCATAGCAAAATACTCTCTAATCTCGTCTTTGCTATAGTGTGCCATGACTTTCTTATAGACACTAATGTTGTAGTTTTCTTTGTGGCGTGGTTTAGTGCAGGTCGGTGCAGCTGCCTTAACCGCAAAAGACGAGCTGGCAAAGAAAACAGACATAACAGCAATGGTTGATAAACCTAAGATAACCTTTTTCTTCATTCTTTCCTCCTGTGACTTCAAAAACTCATTGCTTTTGTACTATAACAAATATATCACTATTAAACCAAGGCTGCCTATCTTATCGTTTCCGTCTTTTTCCTTTCTAACAGACACCTATTCAATTTTATTATATAACAAAACTCCCTCAAAAGCTAGATGTCACCAGCCTCTGAGGGAGTCTCTTTTATTTTTTAGCGTGTTTCATTTCTTCTTTGACAGGGCAGGCGCAGCTGCAATCTCCGCAAGACCCTTTTTGCTTGATGTATTGGCGAATGCCTAAAACGGCTGCCACTGCAATCAAGAGCGCAATGATAATCGTTGACATAAGACCTCCTATTCATTGACCAAACCCAGAGTATCAAGGCTAATCACAGTTTCTTTTTGTTTTGGTTTTCTTACGACAAAGTAAGTCATGACAAGGACTAGAGCTAGCGCAACCACTGTCCAAGCTGTCACTGGCTTGCCGTAAAAGAGCACCAAGCCAAACTGATAGATGACCATACTCACCACATAGGCTAGTCCTGTCTGAAAACCAATCGCAGCTAGCGTCCAGCGCAGATCATTCATCTCACGCTTGATAGCTCCCATAGCCGCAAAACATGGTGCACAAAGCAGGTTAAAGGTCATGAAAGAGTATGCTGCAAGCGCTGTGTAGTCCGCCTGCAGGCTGTGCCAGAGCGCCTTGCTGGTTTCTGTAGCGTCAGGATTGTGGTAGAGGATACCAAAGGTCGCAACCACCGTTTCCTTAGCAGCTAGACCTGTGATAGCAGCCACGGTCGCCTTCCAATTGCCAAAACCAAGTGGGGTAAAGAGCCAAGCAAGGGAGCGCCCTAGACTGGCTAGGATACTTTGGTCGGTCTCAACCGCCTGCAAACTGAAATTATAGGAGCTGGTAAACCAAATCAAAATGGTCAGACTGAAAATGACCGTCCCAGCTCGCTTGGTAAAGCTGACAACCTTGCTAAAAGCGTAGCGCAAAACCGCTATAGCCTTTGGCAGGTGATAATTTGGCAATTCC encodes:
- a CDS encoding SdpI family protein, producing MRKNSSPIIRELSSAGCLALFGFTNNQGLLVGLIYLLLVSLQVLVYLNSRAKNRWLFALSALFLVEMIGYILTSSDLSLLVLCSLTLSIGYLPTVLSYNPFIGIRIFSTRYSGENWQATHALLAFLSLPVSCLIIPLSYVMTSNNLIVLTYSLWIVIPLIYSIKRHRTS
- a CDS encoding FeoB-associated Cys-rich membrane protein, with the protein product MSTIIIALLIAVAAVLGIRQYIKQKGSCGDCSCACPVKEEMKHAKK